A genomic window from Lineus longissimus chromosome 17, tnLinLong1.2, whole genome shotgun sequence includes:
- the LOC135501486 gene encoding ankyrin repeat domain-containing protein 45-like isoform X2, with protein sequence MANDTVPDEAPTDGEQVEAPADPTAVNIAIKYAYKGDASRIVKAFEDAEDPYNEVIQDQIHVRSEKDDGKTPLDVAAMLGRTDYVKQLIERGVDVNVVSCKGYTALHRAAAWGKIEALKPLVEAGIDLQLKTASGERAREVALRYNQTECVDYLDWAEAKVALLDAIKNLRETVADPEKVQGRLTKDDKNVSLTACNEKQDWVDVTTDATTQDFILQRQELDEVLAPVWIKLTEPPPEKPEKK encoded by the exons ATGGCAAACGATACTGTGCCAGATGAAGCCCCTACTGATGGAGAACAAGTAGAGGCCCCTGCTGACCCCACTGCTGTGAACATTGCCATAAAATATGCTTACAAAGGCGATGCCTCACGAATCGTCAAAGCATTTGAAGATGCTGAAGACCCCTACAATGAGGTCATTCAGGATCAGATTCATGTTAGGTCGGAGAAAGATGATGGTAAAACACCGCTTGATGTAGCAGCGATGCTCGGGAGGACCGATTACGTTAAACAACTTATTGAAAGGGGCGTAGATGTCAATGTTGTTTCATGCAAAG GTTATACTGCCCTCCACAGAGCAGCAGCTTGGGGAAAGATAGAGGCACTCAAACCATTAGTGGAGGCTGGGATCGATCTGCAGCTGAAGACGGCTAGTGGTGAGCGTGCCAGAGAGGTGGCGCTGCGGTACAACCAAACTGAATGTGTGGACTATTTGGACTGGGCAG AGGCCAAGGTTGCACTTTTGGATGCTATCAAGAACCTTCGTGAAACTGTGGCGGACCCCGAGAAAGTTCAGGGAAGATTGACTAAAGATGACaag AACGTCAGCCTGACGGCGTGCAATGAGAAACAGGACTGGGTCGACGTGACGACCGACGCCACAACACAAGACTTCATTCTTCAGAGACAAGAGCTCGATGAGGTACTTGCTCCAGTTTGGATCAAGCTGACCGAACCAC CCCCAGAAAAGCCGGAAAAAAAGTAG
- the LOC135501486 gene encoding ankyrin repeat domain-containing protein 45-like isoform X1, which produces MANDTVPDEAPTDGEQVEAPADPTAVNIAIKYAYKGDASRIVKAFEDAEDPYNEVIQDQIHVRSEKDDGKTPLDVAAMLGRTDYVKQLIERGVDVNVVSCKGYTALHRAAAWGKIEALKPLVEAGIDLQLKTASGERAREVALRYNQTECVDYLDWAEAKVALLDAIKNLRETVADPEKVQGRLTKDDKNVSLTACNEKQDWVDVTTDATTQDFILQRQELDEVLAPVWIKLTEPLVIPAPSHKK; this is translated from the exons ATGGCAAACGATACTGTGCCAGATGAAGCCCCTACTGATGGAGAACAAGTAGAGGCCCCTGCTGACCCCACTGCTGTGAACATTGCCATAAAATATGCTTACAAAGGCGATGCCTCACGAATCGTCAAAGCATTTGAAGATGCTGAAGACCCCTACAATGAGGTCATTCAGGATCAGATTCATGTTAGGTCGGAGAAAGATGATGGTAAAACACCGCTTGATGTAGCAGCGATGCTCGGGAGGACCGATTACGTTAAACAACTTATTGAAAGGGGCGTAGATGTCAATGTTGTTTCATGCAAAG GTTATACTGCCCTCCACAGAGCAGCAGCTTGGGGAAAGATAGAGGCACTCAAACCATTAGTGGAGGCTGGGATCGATCTGCAGCTGAAGACGGCTAGTGGTGAGCGTGCCAGAGAGGTGGCGCTGCGGTACAACCAAACTGAATGTGTGGACTATTTGGACTGGGCAG AGGCCAAGGTTGCACTTTTGGATGCTATCAAGAACCTTCGTGAAACTGTGGCGGACCCCGAGAAAGTTCAGGGAAGATTGACTAAAGATGACaag AACGTCAGCCTGACGGCGTGCAATGAGAAACAGGACTGGGTCGACGTGACGACCGACGCCACAACACAAGACTTCATTCTTCAGAGACAAGAGCTCGATGAGGTACTTGCTCCAGTTTGGATCAAGCTGACCGAACCAC TTGTCATACCAGCGCCCTCGCATAAGAAATAA
- the LOC135500952 gene encoding complement factor B-like, protein MSRVAYLGLLSLAYILQSHLAVGSCNNPPSLGPHGLIRVLPGSVTQRIQAVYECEHGYFLAGPGKRRLGVDSFIRVCIIGAWPMPRGLPRRPQCLLKSKCHANPTSPRNGQMAGHCCDDRDTVTFTCDQGYTLAGAEILQCSEGRWNGSAPQCTRGPVCQSPQKPNGIVRSRRSGRTFMPNDVISYKCDADHYFERIEEKENDYANYDDSSDDANADDAYADVGSVFVIYDYAPRKIKCMGNGRWNMPFPDCHAFTCDPPSPIRNAVIDFQGPQSSQYNGGRVISYSCSQEYILVGPSHRKCSMKVGGWTGNDPQCIQIRCPKPEAPEHGYIDNARLNKEGDTIHISCNRGYTLQGSSSMTCGQYADWSGTTPTCHKVNLGSGKCQAPVIPFGGRKIGRDSYRLNQVVTYKCHGSNRLIGPESIRCTTEGWLPSRQPKCQVPFSYDNPSELAKKFTRLFNKLENKTSEIENSVGDRGRYLDVHSVTGLDIYFLIDSSASITLKHFKKAVNFVKALVKKVGVTSKPNGARVGVTTFADDISIKFGQNDPKSSGNNGFHASQKLPQEQVLQLLDNLTWSEGSTNIRGALKFVRTVMLPMSLDSRLGAKQYLFLLSDGEDNVGGSPEPEAMLLKEPTNGDPPMEIFCVKIGLEGDAKRNVDNQKKLRAISSEEKFNQNGSDPHFFRLKNFPAFDILVQKIVERSIDYSECGIAGVETGVSTANIIGGDVATEHAWPWMASISVKAKNEVGINAFKHSCGGTLINSEWILTAAHCFQGELYEQNLGRIRVKLGSNQWKLEQDNDAIEVKSMHIHRGFPVDENKLKPITANFANDIALLRLKVSARLSDKTRTICLANNSAEHNALYNGTVKGVVAGWGFHENRTVNLGERPKLKSDDLRQVELGLKQKGSPNCEPPDEEIVVCAGSSAMEDSCVGDSGGPLMVHTARNAAGERRWYQIGIVSYGHGCAFGNKKPYARYTDVRHYQDWIKDTIKKATEFADQSN, encoded by the exons ATGTCCAGGGTTGCTTATCTGGGCCTTTTGTCGCTGGCCTACATCTTACAGTCACATTTGG CTGTTGGATCCTGCAATAACCCACCCTCACTAGGTCCTCATGGCCTTATTCGGGTCCTCCCAGGCAGTGTCACCCAAAGGATACAAGCAGTGTACGAGTGCGAACATGGTTACTTCCTGGCGGGGCCGGGGAAACGAAGATTAGGTGTTGATAGTTTTATACGAGTATGCATAATAGGCGCATGGCCAATGCCAAGAGGACTCCCTCGGCGCCCGCAGTGTTTAT tgaaatcaaaatgCCATGCCAACCCAACAAGCCCTAGGAACGGACAAATGGCCGGCCATTGTTGCGATGACCGTGACACTGTGACCTTCACCTGCGACCAAGGTTATACGCTCGCGGGTGCCGAGATTCTGCAATGTTCCGAAGGTCGATGGAACGGTTCCGCTCCACAGTGCACAA gagGTCCAGTCTGCCAGAGTCCACAAAAACCCAATGGTATTGTGCGGTCCAGAAGATCGGGCCGAACCTTCATgcccaatgacgtcatcagttacAAATGTGACGCGGACCACTACTTTGAGAGGATAGAAGAGAAGGAGAACGACTATGCCAATTATGACGACTCTTCTGATGATGCCAATGCTGATGATGCCTATGCTGATGTGGGGTCGGTGTTCGTTATTTATGATTACGCACCGCGCAAGATCAAGTGTATGGGAAATGGGCGATGGAACATGCCTTTCCCAGATTGCCACG CGTTCACGTGTGACCCCCCTTCTCCGATTCGAAACGCTGTCATCGACTTCCAAGGGCCCCAGAGTTCTCAGTACAACGGTGGCAGAGTCATCTCCTACTCCTGCAGCCAGGAATATATTCTGGTTGGTCCGAGTCACAGGAAGTGCAGCATGAAGGTCGGAGGATGGACAGGAAATGACCCACAATGCATCC aaattcgCTGCCCGAAACCAGAGGCACCAGAGCATGGCTACATTGATAATGCCCGACTCAATAAAGAGGGCGACACTATCCACATCAGTTGCAACCGTGGTTACACGCTACAGGGGTCGTCCAGCATGACCTGCGGACAGTATGCTGATTGGTCCGGGACAACACCCACATGCCACAAGGTAAACCTTG GGAGTGGAAAGTGCCAGGCTCCCGTCATACCGTTCGGTGGGAGAAAAATCGGTCGTGACAGTTATCGCCTGAACCAAGTCGTGACCTACAAGTGCCATGGTAGCAACCGCCTAATTGGCCCGGAAAGCATCAGATGCACGACCGAAGGCTGGTTGCCAAGTCGACAGCCGAAATGCCAAG TCCCATTTAGCTACGACAACCCGTCAGAGCTTGCCAAGAAGTTCACACGTCTCTTCAATAAACTCGAGAACAAGACAAGCGAAATTGAAAACAGCGTTGGTGATAGGGGGCGCTATCTTGACGTCCACTCCGTTACAGGACTCGACATCTATTTCCTTATCGATTCATCTGCGAGTATCACGTTGAAACACTTCAAAAAAGCAGTCAACTTTGTCAAGGCACTGGTGAAAAAG GTAGGTGTCACAAGTAAACCGAACGGAGCCAGGGTGGGTGTGACAACGTTTGCCGACGATATCTCTATAAAGTTCGGTCAAAATGATCCAAAAAGCTCTGGGAACAATGGCTTTCACGCAAGTCAGAAGCTGCCACAGGAACAAGTGCTCCAACTTTTGGACAACCTCACGTGGAGCG AGGGCAGCACTAATATCAGAGGAGCGCTTAAGTTTGTGCGGACTGTGATGTTACCCATGAGCCTTGATTCTAGGCTGGGAGCCAAGCAGTATTTGTTCCTACTCTCTGATG GGGAAGATAACGTGGGAGGAAGCCCAGAACCTGAAGCCATGTTACTGAAAGAACCGACGAATGGAGACCCACCGATGGAGATTTTTTGCGTGAAGATCGGTTTGGAAGGCGAtgcaaaaagaaatgtggatAACCAGAAAAAGCTGCGAGCGATCTCGTCCGAAGAGAAGTTTAACCAAAACGGCAGCGACCCGCACTTCTTTCGGTTAAAGAATTTCCCAGCATTCGATATTCTGGTGCAGAAGATAGTTGAAAGGAGCATAG ACTATTCTGAATGCGGCATAGCTGGTGTAGAGACGGGTGTCTCGACGGCCAACATCATTGGCGGTGACGTCGCAACCGAGCATGCTTGGCCCTGGATGGCCAGCATTTCAGTGAAGGCAAAAAATGAAGTTGGTATCAACGCT TTCAAGCACAGTTGTGGTGGTACCCTCATCAACAGCGAATGGATCCTCACGGCAGCACATTGCTTCCAAGGAGAACTCTATGAACAGAACCTGGGCAGAATACGTGTTAAACTTG GTTCAAATCAATGGAAGCTGGAACAGGACAATGATGCGATTGAAGTGAAGTCGATGCACATTCACAGGGGTTTCCCAGTAGATGAAAACAAACTCAAACCTATAACTGCCAACTTTGCGAATGATATTGCTCTACTCCGGCTGAAGGTCTCGGCCAGACTCAGCGACAAAACGAGGACGATTTGCCTGGCGAACAATAGCGCTGAACACAATGCAC TTTACAATGGAACTGTGAAAGGTGTCGTAGCTGGATGGGGATTTCATGAAAACCGCACTGTTAACCTCGGTGAAAGACCTAAGCTTAAGTCGGATGATCTTCGTCAGGTAGAACTGGGCTTGAAGCAGAAAGGTTCCCCAAATTGTGAACCCCCAGATGAGGAGATTGTTGTATGCGCCGGATCATCTGCCATGGAGGATTCGTGCGTTGGTGACAGTGGTGGGCCGTTGATGGTGCACACCGCCAGGAATGCCGCAGGGGAGAGACGCTGGTATCAAATAG GGATTGTGTCGTATGGACATGGCTGTGCCTTCGGCAACAAGAAACCTTACGCCCGATACACAGACGTCCGTCACTATCAAGACTGGATCAAGGACACCATTAAAAAAGCGACTGAATTCGCAGATCAAAGCAACTAA